In the genome of Chitinivorax tropicus, one region contains:
- the hemN gene encoding oxygen-independent coproporphyrinogen III oxidase, which yields MSVLPLPSSLNDYNTVEVDLELIRRLDRNGPRYTSYPTADRFIEAFNQDSYAAWMRRRNIGPLARPLSLYFHLPFCNTVCYYCACNKVITKDRGRSAKYVRYLAHEMKLQASLLGRDRRVEQLHWGGGTPTFLPAEQMVELMNATREHFQLIENGEYSIEIDPRKVDAETVALLGKLGFNRMSVGVQDFDPSVQVAVNRVQSETETLAVVEAARANGFKSVSMDLIYGLPLQTVDSFDRTLDKVLSMRPNRLSIYNYAHMPQLFKPQRRINVIDLPQAKTKLDIMKHAISRLAEAGYVYIGMDHFAQPDDELAIAQRQGRLHRNFQGYSTHADCDLLAMGVSAIGKIGPTYSQNYRTLDEYYDCLDRDELPIMRGIELTGDDLLRRAIIQALMCQFEISIESLEIAHLVDFNRYFASELAQLREYEKSGLLSIKDGWITVSPKGRLLIRTICMVFDRYLRHDDERMKYSKVI from the coding sequence ATGTCCGTTCTTCCCCTTCCCTCCTCCCTGAATGACTACAACACGGTCGAGGTCGATCTGGAGTTGATCCGACGGTTGGATCGCAATGGGCCGCGCTACACCTCATACCCGACAGCAGATCGCTTCATCGAGGCATTCAATCAGGACAGCTATGCAGCCTGGATGCGCCGCCGCAATATCGGCCCCTTGGCACGCCCACTGTCACTGTATTTCCATCTGCCTTTCTGCAACACGGTGTGTTACTACTGTGCCTGCAATAAGGTCATCACCAAGGATCGTGGCCGGTCTGCCAAATATGTGCGCTATCTGGCCCACGAAATGAAGCTGCAAGCCTCGCTACTGGGCCGTGACCGGCGGGTGGAACAACTGCACTGGGGCGGTGGTACGCCGACGTTTCTGCCGGCGGAGCAGATGGTCGAGCTGATGAACGCCACCCGTGAGCATTTCCAGCTGATCGAGAACGGGGAATATTCCATCGAGATCGATCCGCGCAAAGTCGATGCCGAAACTGTCGCCCTGCTTGGCAAGCTCGGGTTCAACCGCATGAGTGTCGGCGTGCAGGATTTCGACCCCTCGGTGCAGGTAGCCGTCAATCGGGTGCAGTCCGAGACCGAGACGCTCGCGGTGGTCGAGGCCGCCCGGGCGAACGGCTTCAAATCGGTCAGCATGGATCTGATCTACGGCCTGCCCTTGCAGACGGTCGATTCATTTGACCGCACCTTGGACAAAGTGCTGTCCATGCGCCCCAACCGCCTGTCGATCTACAACTATGCGCACATGCCACAGCTGTTCAAACCGCAACGGCGCATCAATGTGATCGATCTGCCCCAGGCCAAGACCAAGCTGGACATCATGAAGCATGCCATCTCCAGATTGGCCGAAGCGGGCTACGTATATATTGGCATGGATCACTTCGCCCAGCCGGATGACGAATTGGCGATTGCCCAGCGTCAGGGTCGCCTGCACCGCAATTTCCAGGGTTACTCCACCCATGCCGATTGTGACCTGCTGGCCATGGGCGTCTCGGCAATCGGTAAGATCGGGCCCACCTACAGCCAGAATTACCGCACGCTCGACGAATATTATGATTGTCTGGATCGGGATGAATTGCCCATCATGCGAGGCATCGAGCTGACAGGTGACGACCTGTTGCGCCGTGCCATCATCCAGGCGTTGATGTGCCAATTCGAGATTTCCATCGAATCGCTGGAAATCGCCCACCTGGTGGATTTCAACCGCTATTTCGCCAGCGAGCTGGCGCAACTGCGTGAGTATGAAAAATCAGGGTTGCTGTCGATCAAAGATGGCTGGATCACTGTCTCCCCGAAAGGCCGATTACTGATCCGCACCATCTGCATGGTATTCGACCGTTACCTGCGCCATGACGATGAACGGATGAAATACTCCAAAGTCATCTGA
- the moaD gene encoding molybdopterin converting factor subunit 1, with protein sequence MMWVRILYFARLREVFGCGEERLALPSSAATVADLLSLLRSRGDRWADELAEGRTFRVAVAQEMAQLSTPLTDEVEVAIFPPVTGG encoded by the coding sequence ATGATGTGGGTTCGAATTCTGTATTTTGCAAGATTGCGGGAAGTCTTTGGATGCGGCGAGGAGCGCCTGGCACTGCCCTCGTCTGCGGCTACGGTGGCTGACTTGTTATCGCTGCTGCGGTCACGGGGCGATCGTTGGGCGGACGAGCTGGCGGAAGGCCGGACATTTCGCGTGGCGGTGGCGCAGGAGATGGCGCAGCTCTCCACACCGCTGACCGATGAGGTTGAGGTGGCGATCTTTCCGCCTGTCACAGGGGGATGA
- the fnr gene encoding fumarate/nitrate reduction transcriptional regulator Fnr, with protein sequence MQQSASIPIRDISFKQLKAACSTCTLQELCLPVGMSLEELAQLERLVNQGVKVKKGEALYRAGEPFKSLYAIRTGFFKTVVLSEDGREQVTGFHMSGELMGLDAISTENHTCHAIALEDSEICEMPYQRLEDLCRAIPALQRHLYKVMSREIVRDHGVMMLLGNMKAEERLAAFLLNLSQRFAARGYSASGFHLRMTREEIGSFLGLKLETVSRTLSRFQDEGLITVQNKYIELKNLTGLKTMLSGCAGNQA encoded by the coding sequence ATGCAGCAATCCGCATCTATTCCTATTCGAGACATCTCATTCAAACAACTGAAGGCAGCCTGTTCCACATGCACCTTGCAGGAATTGTGTCTGCCGGTCGGAATGTCGCTGGAGGAGTTGGCGCAGCTGGAGCGGCTGGTCAACCAAGGTGTCAAGGTCAAAAAAGGTGAAGCCCTGTACCGGGCAGGCGAGCCATTCAAATCGCTTTACGCCATCCGCACCGGTTTTTTCAAGACGGTGGTGTTGTCTGAAGATGGTCGCGAACAGGTGACTGGCTTTCATATGTCCGGCGAGCTGATGGGCTTGGATGCCATCAGCACGGAGAACCATACCTGTCATGCCATTGCGTTGGAGGACAGCGAAATCTGTGAAATGCCCTACCAGCGCCTGGAGGATCTGTGTCGGGCCATTCCCGCGCTGCAGCGGCATCTGTACAAGGTGATGAGCCGCGAGATCGTCCGCGATCATGGCGTGATGATGTTGCTTGGCAATATGAAGGCCGAGGAGCGGCTGGCGGCATTTCTGCTGAATCTGTCACAACGTTTTGCTGCGCGTGGTTATTCCGCGAGTGGTTTCCATTTGCGGATGACCCGTGAGGAGATCGGCAGCTTTCTCGGGCTGAAGCTGGAAACCGTCAGTCGGACGCTCTCCCGCTTTCAGGACGAGGGCTTGATCACGGTTCAGAACAAATACATCGAATTGAAGAATCTTACCGGGCTCAAGACAATGCTGAGCGGTTGTGCAGGCAATCAAGCCTAG
- a CDS encoding MoaD/ThiS family protein has translation MPTVAFTPHLQHYLPVAPVPCRSLILRALLDEAFAAYPAGRLYVLDEQGRVRRHIAIFVDGMLQDREKLDIPLRPDSSIYIMQALSGG, from the coding sequence ATGCCTACCGTGGCGTTCACCCCCCATTTACAGCACTATCTGCCTGTTGCGCCGGTGCCATGCCGAAGCTTGATCTTGCGTGCGTTGTTGGATGAGGCGTTTGCCGCGTACCCAGCAGGCCGCCTGTATGTGTTGGATGAGCAGGGGCGGGTGCGCAGGCACATTGCGATCTTTGTCGATGGCATGTTGCAGGATCGCGAAAAACTCGATATCCCGTTAAGACCAGATAGCAGTATCTACATCATGCAGGCTTTGTCCGGAGGATGA
- the moaE gene encoding molybdopterin synthase catalytic subunit MoaE, with protein sequence MIRVQTDDFDVARELAALRAGNPAIGAVAMFVGLVRDINEGAQVGGMTLEHYPGMTEKSLQRIVDDARQQWPLQAVRVIHRVGPLAPLDQIVFVGVASAHRGDAFAACEFIMDYLKTQAPFWKLEHTAEGARWVDARESDQQAADRWAPR encoded by the coding sequence ATGATTCGTGTGCAGACCGATGATTTTGATGTGGCCCGTGAGTTGGCTGCATTGCGCGCCGGTAACCCAGCCATCGGTGCGGTGGCCATGTTCGTTGGCCTGGTGCGGGATATCAACGAGGGTGCGCAGGTTGGTGGGATGACCTTGGAGCACTACCCCGGCATGACCGAAAAGTCGCTACAGCGGATTGTGGATGACGCCAGGCAACAATGGCCGCTGCAAGCCGTGCGTGTCATCCACCGTGTTGGCCCGCTGGCGCCATTGGATCAGATCGTCTTTGTCGGGGTGGCGTCGGCCCACCGGGGAGACGCGTTTGCGGCGTGTGAGTTCATCATGGACTATCTGAAAACCCAGGCACCGTTCTGGAAACTGGAGCATACTGCAGAAGGCGCACGCTGGGTTGATGCCCGCGAATCTGATCAACAGGCGGCGGATCGCTGGGCACCTCGCTGA
- a CDS encoding sulfite exporter TauE/SafE family protein — protein sequence MLEISLLSLFLSGLLGGVHCAGMCGGLVGAMSLNLPAANRHRLIMGYNLGRLTSYVLAGALAGAVGASSLLLQQLLPISIALYLIANLLLIGLGLYLAGLSSAITQLERLGGRLWRVIQPRLARHLPIRRLSDAWWAGMVWGWLPCGLVYTALVSALASGSPWRGAGVMLAFGLGTLPNLIAMGLSAQQLLRWLQQAWVRRLAGLSVAAFGLLGLFRIGSFLGAI from the coding sequence ATGCTTGAAATCAGCCTATTGTCTCTCTTTCTGTCTGGTCTGCTGGGCGGTGTGCACTGTGCCGGGATGTGCGGCGGACTGGTCGGCGCCATGTCGCTCAATTTGCCAGCAGCCAATCGCCATCGGCTCATCATGGGCTACAACCTGGGCCGCCTCACCAGTTACGTGCTGGCTGGGGCCCTTGCCGGGGCAGTGGGGGCGAGCAGCTTGTTGCTGCAACAGCTCCTGCCCATTTCAATAGCGCTCTACCTGATTGCCAACCTGCTCCTGATTGGCCTGGGCCTTTATCTGGCGGGGCTGTCCAGTGCGATTACCCAACTGGAACGGCTGGGCGGAAGGCTGTGGCGGGTGATCCAACCCAGACTGGCCCGTCACCTGCCGATACGCCGGTTGTCGGATGCATGGTGGGCAGGCATGGTCTGGGGCTGGCTGCCCTGCGGTCTGGTGTATACCGCATTGGTATCGGCCTTGGCCAGTGGGTCGCCATGGCGGGGAGCGGGTGTGATGCTGGCATTTGGATTGGGTACCCTGCCAAATCTGATTGCGATGGGCCTGTCGGCACAACAATTGCTGCGATGGTTGCAACAGGCCTGGGTGCGTCGCCTGGCGGGGTTGTCCGTCGCCGCGTTCGGTTTGCTGGGCCTGTTCCGTATCGGGTCGTTTCTGGGCGCAATATAA
- a CDS encoding acylphosphatase: MSEAVRVLITGRVQGVGFRDAALRQACRLGVVGWVRNLVSGQVEAHIQGDNPLVMQMVDWCRQGPPGARVDELVTRPVEIESLSGFSRLPTA, translated from the coding sequence ATGAGCGAAGCGGTGCGGGTGTTGATCACGGGGCGGGTTCAAGGTGTTGGGTTCCGCGATGCAGCGCTCAGACAGGCCTGCAGACTGGGTGTGGTGGGTTGGGTGAGAAACCTCGTCAGCGGGCAGGTCGAAGCGCATATCCAAGGAGACAACCCGCTGGTGATGCAGATGGTGGACTGGTGCAGGCAAGGCCCGCCGGGTGCGCGTGTGGATGAGCTGGTGACTCGACCGGTCGAGATCGAATCTCTCAGCGGGTTCAGCCGCCTGCCTACCGCATGA
- a CDS encoding TetR/AcrR family transcriptional regulator: MKTYDRIIQASLELFNEHGERAITTNHIAAHLGISPGNLYYHFRNKEEIIYQIFLQYKQFMENRLSVPTDRPIMVEDMIVYLDTAFIGMWRYRFMFHDLAGLLGRNEKFAEAYQKFIREDIIAILTALFGEFSSIGLLATDAEEIESLVVNCWLIIKFWYAFQQTQNPMGKLTEEMGRRGVRQVLALFKPHIQPMFRPLFAEIQARYHA, from the coding sequence ATGAAAACATACGACCGGATCATACAGGCAAGCCTGGAATTGTTTAACGAGCACGGAGAGCGGGCGATCACCACCAATCATATCGCTGCGCATCTGGGCATCAGCCCTGGTAACCTGTATTACCACTTCCGCAACAAAGAAGAAATCATTTACCAGATTTTCCTGCAGTACAAGCAATTCATGGAAAATCGCCTGAGCGTGCCGACGGATCGACCGATCATGGTCGAAGACATGATTGTCTACCTGGATACGGCGTTCATCGGCATGTGGCGCTACCGCTTCATGTTCCATGACCTTGCCGGTCTGCTGGGCCGCAATGAGAAATTTGCCGAGGCGTATCAGAAGTTCATCCGTGAGGATATCATCGCCATTCTGACCGCGTTGTTTGGCGAATTCAGCTCCATCGGGCTGCTGGCGACCGATGCAGAGGAAATCGAGTCGCTGGTGGTCAATTGCTGGTTGATCATTAAATTCTGGTACGCTTTTCAACAGACCCAGAACCCGATGGGCAAGCTGACCGAGGAAATGGGGCGGCGCGGGGTGCGGCAGGTGCTCGCATTGTTCAAACCGCACATCCAGCCTATGTTCCGTCCGCTGTTTGCGGAAATCCAAGCCCGCTATCACGCCTGA
- a CDS encoding peroxiredoxin, with product MAVLVGKKAPDFTAAAVLGNGEIAENYHFSEAIKGKYAVVFFYPLDFTFVCPSELIAFDHRLEEFKKRNVEVIGVSIDSQFTHAAWRNTPVDKGGIGPVGYTLVADVKHEICRAYDVETDGGVALRGSFLIDKQGVVQHQVVNNLPLGRNVDEMIRMVDALQFTEEHGEVCPAGWNKGKAGMKADAAGVASYLASHAKEL from the coding sequence ATGGCTGTTCTCGTTGGAAAAAAAGCCCCCGATTTTACCGCCGCTGCCGTACTGGGCAATGGCGAGATCGCTGAAAACTATCATTTTTCTGAAGCAATCAAGGGGAAATATGCGGTCGTCTTTTTCTACCCGCTCGACTTCACCTTTGTGTGCCCGTCTGAGTTGATTGCATTTGACCACCGCCTGGAAGAATTCAAAAAGCGCAATGTGGAAGTGATCGGCGTGTCGATCGACAGCCAATTCACCCATGCGGCGTGGCGCAACACACCGGTTGACAAGGGTGGCATCGGCCCGGTCGGTTATACGCTGGTTGCCGACGTGAAGCATGAAATCTGCCGTGCCTATGATGTGGAAACCGATGGTGGCGTGGCACTGCGCGGCTCATTCCTGATCGACAAACAAGGCGTGGTTCAGCATCAGGTTGTCAACAACCTGCCGCTGGGTCGTAATGTTGACGAAATGATCCGCATGGTCGATGCACTGCAGTTCACTGAAGAGCATGGTGAAGTGTGCCCGGCTGGCTGGAACAAAGGCAAGGCTGGCATGAAGGCCGACGCTGCTGGTGTCGCGTCCTACCTCGCTTCGCACGCTAAAGAGCTGTAA
- a CDS encoding WD40/YVTN/BNR-like repeat-containing protein, with the protein MAPRLLIGTRKGLFVFEQGTTAPAWQMTAHHFVGIPVSAVLVDPRSGRWLAALRHGHFGPKLHISDDQGAQWQEVPSPAFPPESVTADQTPPAVDTIWTLAAAGADMPGMLLAGTIPAALFLSGDGGQSWGLVESLWMLPSRSEWFGGGTDEPGLHSVCIDQRDGRRVTVGVSCGGVWRSEDGLATWQARTAGMRATYMPPERQEDPVIQDPHRIVNCHSFPDAWWCQHHCGIFRSTDDLASWQAIDSGWSNFGFAVAVHPNDPNTAWFVPAESDMSRVPSQGDFYVMRTRDGGQTMEKLYQGLPAQPAYHLVFRHALAVDRVGRHLAFGSTTGSVWVSADEGDHWQRLSAELPPVYCVSFD; encoded by the coding sequence ATGGCGCCACGTCTATTGATTGGTACGCGTAAAGGCTTATTTGTGTTCGAGCAGGGCACGACTGCACCCGCTTGGCAGATGACCGCACATCATTTCGTCGGCATCCCTGTGAGCGCTGTGTTGGTTGATCCGCGTAGTGGACGTTGGCTGGCTGCTTTGCGACACGGGCATTTCGGCCCGAAACTGCACATCTCGGACGACCAGGGCGCACAATGGCAGGAAGTGCCATCCCCTGCTTTCCCTCCCGAATCCGTCACGGCGGACCAGACTCCGCCCGCAGTCGATACCATATGGACACTGGCTGCAGCCGGGGCTGATATGCCTGGTATGTTGCTTGCGGGCACCATTCCGGCTGCGTTGTTTCTGTCTGGGGATGGTGGACAAAGCTGGGGCCTGGTCGAATCACTGTGGATGTTGCCGTCACGATCCGAGTGGTTTGGTGGCGGCACTGATGAGCCGGGCCTGCATTCAGTCTGTATCGATCAGCGTGACGGTCGTCGGGTGACGGTCGGGGTGTCCTGTGGCGGCGTCTGGCGTAGCGAGGATGGTCTGGCCACCTGGCAGGCGCGGACGGCAGGCATGCGCGCCACCTACATGCCGCCTGAGCGACAGGAAGACCCGGTGATACAAGACCCGCATCGCATCGTCAATTGCCACAGCTTTCCTGATGCTTGGTGGTGCCAGCACCACTGTGGCATTTTCCGCTCGACAGACGATCTGGCAAGCTGGCAAGCCATCGATAGTGGCTGGTCGAATTTTGGGTTTGCTGTCGCGGTGCATCCCAATGACCCGAATACCGCTTGGTTCGTGCCGGCGGAGTCCGATATGTCACGTGTGCCAAGCCAGGGCGATTTTTACGTGATGCGCACGCGGGATGGCGGGCAGACCATGGAAAAGCTCTATCAAGGGTTGCCTGCGCAGCCTGCCTACCATCTGGTTTTTCGACATGCATTGGCGGTTGATCGGGTTGGGAGACATCTGGCATTCGGATCGACAACCGGCTCGGTCTGGGTATCCGCCGATGAAGGGGATCACTGGCAGCGTCTGTCCGCAGAGCTGCCACCTGTCTATTGTGTGAGTTTCGACTGA